ATATAAGGCGCCACCGTTACCGCATCAAAATCCATGGCATCGAAAAACGCTCTGGCATAAAGATTGGACGTGTTACCAATGTCGCCGCGTTTGGCATCGGCAATGATGAACATATCGGGGTAGTTATACCGGATATAGTTAACTGTTTTCTCAAGGCTGTTCCAGCCATTCACGCCCAGGCTCTCGTAAAAGGCAAGGTTGGGTTTGTATGCCACAGCCATGTCGTGTGTGGCATCAATAATCTCCTTGTTAAAAGCGAAAATTGGGTCGGTGGTATCTAACAG
This genomic window from Desulfonatronum sp. SC1 contains:
- the pyrF gene encoding orotidine-5'-phosphate decarboxylase codes for the protein MTSAELFSQIKAKKSFLCVGLDTDIQKIPRFLLDTTDPIFAFNKEIIDATHDMAVAYKPNLAFYESLGVNGWNSLEKTVNYIRYNYPDMFIIADAKRGDIGNTSNLYARAFFDAMDFDAVTVAPY